The DNA segment TACGGATAGGTCGTTGAAAGCGTATAAAACATCATCTGGACGACAAAAATTGAGGCAAACAAAAGGCCTGCGATAGCGGGAGAAAATATGTTGTCTTTTTTACCAGATAATTCCGGTTCAGAACTTATTGCGGGGCATTCTTTCGACGGCTCTTTTATGGTCAGGATGACTCCCGGAATAAACAGGATTGCGAGAAGGTATATACCAAAAGTTTCCCTCCAGCCGACTGCGGCAAGAAACCCTGCCGACGTCTGCAGGACAATCGCTCCAAGACCCATGGCCGCGGTCTGGTACCCGAGAACCTTTATTCTCTCTTTTCCTGAGTAAAAAAGAGTAATCAGGGTAGTTGTCGAAGTCATAATTCCGGCAATTGAAATGCCGAGGAATACCCTTCCGATAAGAATGTATTCAAGGGAATTCAGGTAAAGTCCGGAAGAACCGAAGACTGCAAAAACCGCAAGCGATATTACAAGAAGCTTTACCTTTTCGATACGGTCGCAGATGTACCCAATTACTCCTCCGGTAAGAATAACTCCGAGAGAAGGAAGGGCAATAATCAGTGCAATTATACTGTCAGGATAGTTTGAGAAGAAAGAGCTTATCTGGGGAAGGGCAGGTGCAACTGCGGCAGACCCCATCATTGTCATCATTGACGCAAGTATGATAAAAATAAGTCTTCCTGTGTGCCTGTCATTTGAACTTGCCCCCTGTTCATTTTCGTATGAATTTATTGTATCAGACATATTTGACTCCAGTTTTTAAAAACAGCAGATTACTTTAAGTATCTGTTAATGGCGAATTGCCGTATAATGAAGTTTCTGGTAAAATTAAAAAAACATGATGTTCGTACCAAAAAAGTTTCGGTATTTTTGTTTATGAATATCCGGTGCCTGTAGTCTCTTTTTTACGGGAAAACCGGTTTTGTAAAACACCGTGAAAATAAGTGTCACATAGTTTTTCAAAAAAAACCGTAATTTTACCGGGAGGTGCCGGTTTTTATTTTTGTGAATCCGCAAAAGTTTACATTTATACTTTGATCTTTCCGTAGTAGTCTTTTTCAGACTTAAACGGGCTGAACATCGTATTTCCGTTTACGATGTTTATCAGTTTCTCTTTGGATACGGAAATGATAAATGAGATAATCTTATGCATATGGTGATCGAGATTGAAGTAAACAAGATTGCGGAATACTTTTGCGTGTCTCATTTCCGGGATAACGTATTTTCGGATCAGGTTATGATATGTCTTTTCCGCACAGCCTCCTTCACTTAGGCTTTTTTCTATGGCATAAGAAGCAAGTTCTGCTGTACGGTGGGCATAATATATCCCTTCACCGAGAACCGGATCGGCAAATCCCCCGGCATCTCCCACCAGAAGTATATTGCCCTTTGCGGGATTTTTTATGAAATTTCCGTAGGGCATAGGGTAACCTGAAAATGAGATTTTATCAGGGATATTTCTTATGCCGACAGCTTCAAGAAATTTTTTAAACGTCTGGATAATTTTTTTGTCGTTTTTCCTCATAAGGCCGCATATCCCTATAACTGCTGTCTCTTTGTTCGGAAAGATCCACCCGTACCCCCATTCGGAAACGCCGAGAAAAAGCATAGGCTGTGTGAATTTTGTCTTCACCTCCGCTATGGAGTTCAGGTTCAGAAGTTGCACCAGTTTATCATATCTTATTTTCAGTTCCAGGGCGATTGCAAGGTTTTTATCCCACTGTTTCTTTGTATTGTCTGAGTTCAGCAGACTTTTCCGCACAATGCTGTGCGTTCCGTCAGCACCGATAATGTGTTTTGAGCGGATGACTTTTCCTGAGGCTGTTTTCACACTCATCTGCGTCTGGCAGATTTCTGTGACCTCATCCCCTTCAAGAATTTCAGCTCCTGCGTCACCTGCTTTGTCAAGCAGATATTTGTCGTATACGCACCGGTTTACAAAGAAAAAAGGCTGGTTTAAGTTTCCCTGGATTACTGCTTTGTCATTGAGATATATTTTGTATTGACCTGCCTGAAAGTTAATGATATTTTTTTTGATAAGAGACTGTGCAGTTTCCCCGTAAATGTTCTCTAAATACTGAATTGTCTTGCCGCTCAGGCAGCCCCCGCATAATTTCTGGCGTGGAAATATTTTTTTGTCAATTATGAGGACCTTTCGCCCCTTTTTTGCGAGAAGGTATCCGGCTGATGAACCCGAAGGTCCGCCACCGATAATAACTGCATCGTATTCTTTTGTATTTGACATCGTGATTAATGCAGATCTGCTCATCTTATATATATATGAATATTACTTTTTTTTGATTTCTTACAACTGCATTAAAACGTGAAACAACCTGACGAAGTCCTGCTTCCACAAATAAAGTACCTGACACCGGATAATAATCAAAAAAGAGAGAATGATTCTGGCCGGCTAAGTGGCCTTCATATCAAACGTCTTAATTTAATAGACTTCTTTACCTTCACTTTCAGTTTTGGCCCTGAAAGCTTCGGTAAGCTGTGATGCAACAGGTCCGGGTTTTCCGGTTCCTATCTTTCTTCCGTCTATAAGGGTTACAGGTGCAATTTCTGCGGCAGACCCGCTTACAAGGACTTCGTCTGCAGCGTAGAGGTCAAAGTAGCCCAGGTTCTGCTCTTTTACAGGTATTCCGAGTTCTGATGCGATTTCGAGAAGGACAATTCTTGTAACTCCCCTTAGGTTGTTTACTGTGTGCGGTGTCAGGATGACACCGTTTTTGATGATGTATATATTGTCCCCGGAGCCTTCGGCGACGAAACCTTCGGTGTCAAAGAATATAGCCTCGTCTCCGCCCTTGTAGTTTGCCTCAATCTTCGCGAGAATATTGTTGAGGTAGTTTAAACTTTTGACATTTGGCGGAAGTGCACATGAAGCGTTTCTCCTGACGGATACCGTAACCGCCTTAAGCCCCTTATCGTAGAGGTCGCCGTACATTGCGCCCCATTCCGTAGCAATGACGAAAACTGTCGGTTTGGAACAGCTCTTCGGGTTAAGACCGAGGTCTCCGACACCTCTTGTTACTACAAGCCTTATGTATGCATCTTTGAGATTATTTTTTCTCAGGGTTTCAAGGACGACTTCTTCCATTTCGCTCTTTGTCATCCCTATATCAAGGTCTATGGTCTTAGCGGAGTCATACAGCCTGTCCAGGTGCTCGTTGAGCCTGAAGACTCTTCCGTTGTATTCTCTTATACCTTCGAAAACCCCGTCTCCGTAAAGGAGACCATGATCAAAGACTGATACCTTTGCCTCCTCCTTTGGCAGGTATTTTCCGTCCAGGTAAATAATCATAATCTGATATTTAAACCCTGAAAGATAATTACCTTTTGTTTTATAACTTTTTAAGCAGGAAAAGAAATTCCTGTATTTCCTGTGATATAAAGACCCTGTGTTCAGGAATCCGGGCAAATGCTCCTGAAATCCAAAAAAAAATGTTTAAAAATAGAATAATGGAATTTTATCAGTATTTTGTCCTGCAAAGGCCGATGAAATTTTTGATCATGCTTCCGGATGCCAGTGGGTGCAGGTGTGTATAGGATGCCAGGGTTTTGTTCTTCAAAGCCCCGTCAAGGTTGTCTTTTATGCCTATGCCACGTGAAAGCCGGTATGAGAAGTGGATGTCTTCGTTAAACCTGACGTCGGTGTGGTGAAACTCGTGCCCTTTGAAATTTAATGCACCGAGCGGGCATTTTTTATCCGAAGTCCCGGATACATATCCTACGACCCTTTTTGCAGGCATTTTTGTCTCCGCGTCAAAAACTCCAGTCATCTCAAACTTTTCATCGGACTCCAGTCCGTTCCAGCCTTTTTTTAGAGTAAGTTTCTTAGTGAGGTAGATAAGGCCGCCGCACTCCGCATATAGGGGGATATCGTTTTTTGACACCTCGCGTACAGCCTCATGCATTCTGGTGTTCTTTTCAAGTTCCCCTGCAAACATTTCAGGGTAGCCGCCGCCGAATATGTAGCCGTCCGCATCCGGGAGCCTGTCGTGCACGGGACTGAACTTTACGACCTCTGCGCCGAGGGCGGGCAGAACCTCGAACAGGTCGTTGTAATAGAAGTTGAACGCTTCATCGACCGCCACTCCTATTTTAACGTCTGAAAATTCTGCGGGCCGGAATACTTCAGGCTTTTTTGAAGGAGCACCAGACTCTTTCGAGAGGTCTAAAAGAGTGTCCATGTCGATATTCTCACTGATGATGTTTGTGACTGTTTCTACGCGTTTTAAAAATTCCGCGTCGCTTTTTCCCTCCAGGTAAGGGACAAGGCCAAGGTGGCGCATCGTAAGCTTCATCTCTTCGCTTCTGGGGACTGCACCTATAACAGGGATTCCCGTAGTGTGCTCTATTGCCGTTTTGGCCTTGTTTTTATGTTTTTCACTTATGACCTGGTTGAGGATTACTCCTTTTATGTTAATTTCGGGGTCAAAAGCGCAGAACCCTTTGACTATAGCGGCGGCGCTCCTTGTTATGCTCTGTGCATTTATGACGAGGATGACATTTTGTTCAAGCATTTTCGCGATGTCCGCCGTTGACCCGACGTCTGAAAGGGCTTCAGCACCTTCATAAAGCCCCCTTACGCCTTCAGTTATAGAAATGTCGGCACCGATGCAGGCGTTGTCGTATGAGTCGCTAATTTGCTGCGGGGTCATCACAAAGCTGTCAAGGTTTCTGCACATCCTGCCCGTAACGCCTGTAAGGTATGACGGGTCGATGTAGTCCATTGCGACCTTGAACGGCTGCACCGAATATTCACGTGACAGGTACGCGGCTATCCCGAGGGTGATGCTTGTCTTTCCGCTGCCCGAGCGGTCGCCTGTTATAAGAAGGCTTTTCATTTCATGGTCCTCAAAACGTCGCCGAATTCGCTTGGGACTATCTCTCTTACACCGAGAGTCTTCGGGTGAAGGTCTACTTCAACAACGACATAGTCATGTCCGAACTCCTTTAAAGGCTCCACCTGCCTGGGGCCGTTGGTTACGGAGAATACTTTAATCCCTTCTAGATATCCCGGTGGAATTGCGTGCGGGACTCCTGATATAAGTGCAAAGTCCGGCCTGCATTCCAAAATTTTTTCCCCGAGAATGTCGCCTGTTGCGCCGTATTCGTCAAGTGCACCTGTGTATTCGGCATGAAGACCTGAATCAACAAGTCCGTTTCTGATGTTTTCCGCATCCCTTCTTACCTTGGGAAGCCCCCTGTCCTCAAGGTTTGCGACATATTCTATGTCTGCACCGGGGCAGACCTCCCATAGTGCTTTCAGGACGTCTGCAAACATGTATGCAGTCTCCTTTTTTGCGTTCATTATCGCGATGCCTTTCTCTCCGCTCTTTACGCATTCAAGAAGTTTTTGCGCCACGACATGCTTGAGGTCTCCTCTTTGCGGCTTTACATACGGTTTGTAGGCGGCTCCTCTCAGCTTTTCTGTCATGTTTGCGGCATGAAGAAGCTCTTTCTGCCTTTCAAGCTCGGTTTCTTCAATCCATCCCGCTTTCGCGGCAGGCTCAAGGGCTGCAATGACGCCGTCTATATTCTCCCTGAAACCTGCGTGGATATTGACTGCGATTGCAGGAGTATTTATGCCTGAATTTTCAATTGCAGACTCCATGTCCTCGCCTATTATCATTGAAACGCATGTTCCCACAACGGCCATTCTTTTGGGCGAAAACTCCTTTTCCGCGTATCTCAGAACTTTTTCAAGTATTTCCTGCCCCCCGAATATGAATTCGTTGTCGCCAAGTGACGTCGTAAGGACTCTCATGCCGTCCTCCTCAAGAAGCCTTGCGTGCTTGAACGAGCAGCCGGAAGGCCCGTGAAGAATCGAGACGTCGACGCCGAGGTCTCTTACAGTATAAAGACCTGCGACAATCGAGCTTGGCCGGGGCTGAATGTATTCCATA comes from the Methanomicrobium sp. W14 genome and includes:
- the ilvE gene encoding branched-chain-amino-acid transaminase, producing MIIYLDGKYLPKEEAKVSVFDHGLLYGDGVFEGIREYNGRVFRLNEHLDRLYDSAKTIDLDIGMTKSEMEEVVLETLRKNNLKDAYIRLVVTRGVGDLGLNPKSCSKPTVFVIATEWGAMYGDLYDKGLKAVTVSVRRNASCALPPNVKSLNYLNNILAKIEANYKGGDEAIFFDTEGFVAEGSGDNIYIIKNGVILTPHTVNNLRGVTRIVLLEIASELGIPVKEQNLGYFDLYAADEVLVSGSAAEIAPVTLIDGRKIGTGKPGPVASQLTEAFRAKTESEGKEVY
- a CDS encoding NAD(P)/FAD-dependent oxidoreductase, whose protein sequence is MSRSALITMSNTKEYDAVIIGGGPSGSSAGYLLAKKGRKVLIIDKKIFPRQKLCGGCLSGKTIQYLENIYGETAQSLIKKNIINFQAGQYKIYLNDKAVIQGNLNQPFFFVNRCVYDKYLLDKAGDAGAEILEGDEVTEICQTQMSVKTASGKVIRSKHIIGADGTHSIVRKSLLNSDNTKKQWDKNLAIALELKIRYDKLVQLLNLNSIAEVKTKFTQPMLFLGVSEWGYGWIFPNKETAVIGICGLMRKNDKKIIQTFKKFLEAVGIRNIPDKISFSGYPMPYGNFIKNPAKGNILLVGDAGGFADPVLGEGIYYAHRTAELASYAIEKSLSEGGCAEKTYHNLIRKYVIPEMRHAKVFRNLVYFNLDHHMHKIISFIISVSKEKLINIVNGNTMFSPFKSEKDYYGKIKV
- the cfbD gene encoding Ni-sirohydrochlorin a,c-diamide reductive cyclase catalytic subunit, which gives rise to MEYIQPRPSSIVAGLYTVRDLGVDVSILHGPSGCSFKHARLLEEDGMRVLTTSLGDNEFIFGGQEILEKVLRYAEKEFSPKRMAVVGTCVSMIIGEDMESAIENSGINTPAIAVNIHAGFRENIDGVIAALEPAAKAGWIEETELERQKELLHAANMTEKLRGAAYKPYVKPQRGDLKHVVAQKLLECVKSGEKGIAIMNAKKETAYMFADVLKALWEVCPGADIEYVANLEDRGLPKVRRDAENIRNGLVDSGLHAEYTGALDEYGATGDILGEKILECRPDFALISGVPHAIPPGYLEGIKVFSVTNGPRQVEPLKEFGHDYVVVEVDLHPKTLGVREIVPSEFGDVLRTMK
- the cfbB gene encoding Ni-sirohydrochlorin a,c-diamide synthase — protein: MKSLLITGDRSGSGKTSITLGIAAYLSREYSVQPFKVAMDYIDPSYLTGVTGRMCRNLDSFVMTPQQISDSYDNACIGADISITEGVRGLYEGAEALSDVGSTADIAKMLEQNVILVINAQSITRSAAAIVKGFCAFDPEINIKGVILNQVISEKHKNKAKTAIEHTTGIPVIGAVPRSEEMKLTMRHLGLVPYLEGKSDAEFLKRVETVTNIISENIDMDTLLDLSKESGAPSKKPEVFRPAEFSDVKIGVAVDEAFNFYYNDLFEVLPALGAEVVKFSPVHDRLPDADGYIFGGGYPEMFAGELEKNTRMHEAVREVSKNDIPLYAECGGLIYLTKKLTLKKGWNGLESDEKFEMTGVFDAETKMPAKRVVGYVSGTSDKKCPLGALNFKGHEFHHTDVRFNEDIHFSYRLSRGIGIKDNLDGALKNKTLASYTHLHPLASGSMIKNFIGLCRTKY
- a CDS encoding MFS transporter, which encodes MSDTINSYENEQGASSNDRHTGRLIFIILASMMTMMGSAAVAPALPQISSFFSNYPDSIIALIIALPSLGVILTGGVIGYICDRIEKVKLLVISLAVFAVFGSSGLYLNSLEYILIGRVFLGISIAGIMTSTTTLITLFYSGKERIKVLGYQTAAMGLGAIVLQTSAGFLAAVGWRETFGIYLLAILFIPGVILTIKEPSKECPAISSEPELSGKKDNIFSPAIAGLLFASIFVVQMMFYTLSTTYPYLLGEIGINSTVASGILLGVPGLISAFSAVSCSRLSDHFSRQTVIAFGFLSFALGLLLIGSFSEIAVSVVGLILIGAGLGFIMVNLVNWLTNIAPVEKAGILFGLFTTFFFLGQFSSGYLTQPLISYFGTYFSAFFIEGLCAVLFTVLFTYLAIKNKKEAKTT